In Arcanobacterium canis, the sequence TGGCACCCTCAACCTACGTTCCGGTTCCCGACACCGGGGTGTATTCATCCACTCTCACGCGATGGAATCCCGATCCACGCTATCGGCACACACCGTCGTTCCCAGTTTATGTGGGGTGGCTCCGCGCAATCGCAGAAGGCCACCAACAAGTGGCGCTGGGGTTGGGGATCGAGTGCCCTACCCTCGTCCTGACGTCTGCAAAGTCTGCAATTTCTTCTCCGACACCCGAGCAGGCGACACAGTGCGATGTGGTGCTCGACGTTGAACAGATTTGGAAACGTGTAGCCGGCCTGGGATCACACGTCACGTTGGTCAAAATTCAGGGCGCCATTCATGACGTTCTCCTTTCCGACGACGATGTGCGCGCACGTGCCATTTCAGAAATCAGAACGTGGGTGGACGCCTACGTCACGCGGTAGCCGCCGCAGAGAATATGTGTTGTGAATGGGGTAAACGGCGCTTGCCGTATTCACATCACAAAAAGTCTGCTAAACGCTGGCCCGAATCGAGTTGCCACACAAGCCACGCATTGCGGTACTTCCCGGCGCCTACGGCGTCGGCAGCTTCTTGAGCTGTTGCATATTCGGTGCCGTCCTCGCCACGCAGGAAGCCAGACTCAGTCAGCGTCATCTGAACATCGATTCCACGACGTCGTGAGTACCAACGGACCGTCGCTGGAGCATTGACTTGAGCTGCGATTCGAACAAGAGCCTCATGTCCGTTCTGCTCGCTGGTGACGGATGTCTTTTCTTGAGAACGGTGCGAGTTGCTCCATCCGTGAGGATGTTCGTATGCAGCACGGGCAACAGCTGCTTCAGCTTCGCGCGCGGACGCACCCTCGTCAAAGATCTGGTGTTCGTTTGCCTCCGGCGCAGCATCATCCCACAGGCGCTGTTCTGGACGGCGTGCAGCCCGACGAGTTTCCTCGTACATCAACGCTTCGAGTTGGGGGCCTGCCGGCTTTTCCTTGGTATTCCCCAAATGATCGCCATCCATTACCGGATCCGCATTGTTTTTCCCAGCATGAGCAGACAAGACTGTGCCTTCAGCCGGCTCATCGCCTTCGAGAGGCTGAACAGCTTCGAACCCACCCTCAGAAAGCTCAGCCAACATAATGGCGGTATCGGTTCGCACACTTGAGGCATCATCCGAGGTGTACTCAGCCATTTCCTGGGGATCCATATGAGGAACAGACTTTGTGGTCTCTTTCTCCATCGCCACCAAGACGGGATTTTCTTCTTCGGAAACAGGCTTTTGCTTCACAGGAGGCGTGTACCTCGCAGGCCGCGGAACATCAGCGGAATTCCAGCCAGTAATATGCCAGGGACTTTCCTCAGCTTCTTGTGACGCGCCAGCTTCGACTTCCACAACTGTTCGTGCTGGGGTCAGAATGCCGGGAATTTCACGAACGATCTTTGCCAGTTCAACCAGTACACCGTTTGCACCGTCGTGAAGAATGATACGGTTCGCCTCAACACCTTGACCTCCGAGAGCAGCGAGTGGAGCGAGAACATCCTGCGCAACTTCGCTGGCGAAGAGGAACAAGCGTGGGCCACCGCGCGTCACAGGAGTAGTGGTGTCGATAAAATTCTGGAACTCACTGGTGAAGTTACGCTCGCCTCCAAAGAGGGCTGCCAGGCGTGCGCGAGTAAAATCAGCGTGACGACCTGCGCGCGCCAGAGAGGAAAGAAGGCCGTCGGCATCTAAAAATTCGTGAACTTCAATAGTCACGACTTGCCCCGAAGGATCCAGAGCGATCAACGATTCTTGGGAACCACCACGGACATCGGAACTCACCCACCCCACCTCAAATAAGGGGTGATCGAGAAGGGCCACTGCCTCAGTCGATACTGCAGCAAGAAGTTGAGCGGTTTGTTCTGCACTGAGTTGCGGATGGGACGGAGCTGCCACTAACCGTCCATTCTCAAGTGCAAATACAGCCACCGTGCCACCCTTTCATTTCGCTAGCACTTACTAGCGCTACCTGTACCCATTGCCAACAATAGCGCTATTTACTGCCACTTTCGAGCTACCACATGTGCAAAACTTCCCAGCACGAGCGTACACCGCTCGCACCTGCGGAAAAGTCCTATCGGAGTCGTTCTTCACTTTGCAAAAGCGCACCCGGCACATGCAAGACGCGCTTGATCAGTTCGCGCTCCGTGTGGCCCACACGCACCCGTTCCCGATACACACAGCGACTGTGCAGAGTCGGCCAGACCGAGCCGCCGAACGTGATCAAGCACGACGCAGACGAACACTTCCGAGACCCCAACACGGCGGGCGATTGCGGGAACCGCTCCGCCTATCTGGAGTTCCGCAAGTACTTGCTCGAAAGCGTTCATCGCCATGCACCAAGTATCAGCGAGCCGATCTGGAATACCCCCACCGCGATCATCCAGGCAACCACCAGTTGAACAACAACCGCCACCACAGTGCGTCGGCCTCCAATCAATCGGGCCTGTTCTGCAACTGTCGCTAAACACGGGGTGTAGAGAAGCACGAAAAGAAGGAACGAATAGGCAGCAAGCCCCTGGTACCCTTCGCCAGCACTGGCGGTGAACGTTTCAGTCAGAAGCGTCGGCAACGCACCGAGATCGTCACCATTTTCTTCGGCGTCGCCAGCAGCGGACGGATCCATGTTGTAGGAGGCAACGATTGACGACACAACCGTTTCCTTTGCGACAAAGCCTGTCATGAGAGCGCCCGTCATGTGCCAATCGCCGAAACCAGCGGGAGTGAAGACTGGCTCTAGTACCTTTGCCACCTGGCCATACGCAGAATCAGACATCGGCATACTCTCATCGGCGAAAGAATACTTGTTCGAGGTGGGGATTGATGACAGCAACCACACACCCAGCGTCATCACAAGGATGATCTTGCCTGCCGAACGAACAAACGCCCAGGTTCGAACTACCACAGCGCGCACGAGTAACCATACCCGCGGTACTTGATACGCAGGAAGAATGAGCATGAGAGGCGACGAGGAGTAATCACGTCCCAACCAGCGCTTCAGGACTGCAGCGCCGGCAACAACTGCCACCATTGAGGCCACATACATTGAGAAGACGACCGTGCCGGCATGAGAGGGGAAGAAAATTTTCGCCACCATGAGGTCGATCGTCAGTCTCGCAGCACACGAGGTGTAGGGCGTGATGAGAACAGTAATGAGTCGTTGTGTCGAACTTGGCAAGCTCCGAGCAGCCGATAACGACGGTACATTACAGCCAAATCCCATGATTAAGGGCAGGATCACGCGTCCATCGAGACCAATTTTTCGCATGAGGCGATCCCCCAGGAACGCCACACGCGCCATATACCCGGTATCTTCCAGAAGCGAGATCACCACAAAGATCACGGCGATGAGCGGCACAAATGATGCGACGACGCCGGCGCCAGTGGCCACACCCGAAATCAGGAACGAACTGAGCCACGGCGCGTTCGCACCAAGAGTATCGAGCAACCAGCCCAAACCGTTGGCAAGGGAGAACGCTCCTGGATCGGTCGAAGAAAAAATCGCGTCAAAGGCATCTTGGGCAGGACCAATCCATTCACCCGCAAGTTTGAAGGACAGCCACATCAGTGCTAAGAACAGCGCTGGCCCGATCACAGGATTAAGGAGAACACGATCAACCTTATCGGAGGCTGTGTCCACCGGTTGTGGAATGTCGCCACCGAGGCTCGCTTCGATTTGCTCCACCCATGCAAAGAGCTCCTGCGCACG encodes:
- the feoB gene encoding ferrous iron transport protein B translates to MKRTVHNSVSTGVGAPTIALVGNPNVGKSTLFNAITGLHQKTVNAPGTTVEVQSGTWDALGVRVLDLPGTYSLLPASPDEKVVSDHLASAPGTLTDPARYRGVDLVLAVLDGGSLTRSLYLLAQIGHTGLPVAVVVTMADVAHSNGRELDPDVLACHLGVPVMLADPRDRRVADAVTTFTRAALAAPSTLRGVTPDPLAPGFPAPAGLPLLSETTTGKNCSRGSSCSCGESASAGLDLENDASQLPDLQRAQELFAWVEQIEASLGGDIPQPVDTASDKVDRVLLNPVIGPALFLALMWLSFKLAGEWIGPAQDAFDAIFSSTDPGAFSLANGLGWLLDTLGANAPWLSSFLISGVATGAGVVASFVPLIAVIFVVISLLEDTGYMARVAFLGDRLMRKIGLDGRVILPLIMGFGCNVPSLSAARSLPSSTQRLITVLITPYTSCAARLTIDLMVAKIFFPSHAGTVVFSMYVASMVAVVAGAAVLKRWLGRDYSSSPLMLILPAYQVPRVWLLVRAVVVRTWAFVRSAGKIILVMTLGVWLLSSIPTSNKYSFADESMPMSDSAYGQVAKVLEPVFTPAGFGDWHMTGALMTGFVAKETVVSSIVASYNMDPSAAGDAEENGDDLGALPTLLTETFTASAGEGYQGLAAYSFLLFVLLYTPCLATVAEQARLIGGRRTVVAVVVQLVVAWMIAVGVFQIGSLILGAWR